One uncultured Caproiciproducens sp. DNA segment encodes these proteins:
- a CDS encoding metal-dependent transcriptional regulator produces the protein MEIRKSSEDYLEMMLMLQEKHGYVRSIDIAEELHVKKPSVSVAVKRLRENGYITMAEDNLITLTDKGMEIASHMYNRHKVLTKLLVDLGVDVETARTDACKIEHDLSEKSFEAIQEYLEEIERTEKKQR, from the coding sequence ATGGAAATTCGAAAATCTTCAGAGGATTATCTTGAAATGATGCTGATGCTTCAGGAAAAGCACGGTTATGTCCGCTCTATTGATATTGCTGAGGAGCTTCATGTCAAAAAGCCCAGTGTTTCTGTTGCTGTAAAACGGCTGAGAGAAAATGGCTACATTACCATGGCTGAAGATAATCTGATAACGTTGACAGACAAAGGCATGGAAATTGCGTCGCACATGTATAACCGTCATAAAGTGTTAACAAAATTACTTGTTGATTTAGGCGTTGATGTTGAAACTGCCCGTACAGATGCCTGTAAAATTGAGCATGATCTGAGCGAAAAGAGTTTTGAAGCAATTCAGGAGTATTTGGAAGAAATAGAACGAACTGAAAAGAAGCAAAGATAG
- a CDS encoding ABC transporter ATP-binding protein encodes MADQLQHKYALSEKGAKDMVKAFGACVLYNIALMLPITLLYYLVSDLMNGGVTNGRITFYIVGTIVCLVLIFAATYLQYNATYFATYIESGVRRITLAEKLRKLPLSFFGKKDLSDLTSTIMADCSTLETASSHWIPELIGSIISTVLIAISLFFFDWRMALAALWVLPVSFLIVLFSSKVQYSLGTKQMALKMACADGIQECLESVRDLKANNAETEYLQGLDQKIEAVEKQAIITELGTAVFVVSAQMVLKLGIATVALVGGILLANGTLNILTFLMFLLVVSRLYDPMQMSLQNLAAIISTDVQCERMDEILTHPVQSGTDTLTNNGCDIVFDHVGFAYNKNENVLNDVSFTANQGEVTALIGPSGGGKTTVSRLASRFWDITKGKITVGGMDVSKVEPETLLSLYSIVFQDVTLFNNSIMGNIRIGRNNASDAEVLQAARLAHCDEFAEKLPNGWNTQIGENGSELSGGERQRISIARAFLKNAPIILLDEATASLDVENETVIQESLSRLIQNKTVMIIAHRMRTVAGADKIVVLEDGRVAEQGNSDELLLKAGLYKHMVELQTKSSEWKI; translated from the coding sequence GAGCTTGTGTGCTTTACAATATCGCCTTGATGCTGCCGATCACACTACTTTATTATTTGGTTTCCGATTTGATGAATGGTGGTGTAACAAACGGACGAATTACTTTTTATATCGTCGGTACGATCGTTTGCCTTGTGCTAATTTTTGCAGCAACCTATTTGCAATACAACGCGACTTACTTTGCCACTTATATTGAAAGCGGCGTTCGGCGCATCACACTTGCGGAAAAGCTTCGCAAACTACCGCTCTCTTTCTTTGGCAAGAAGGATCTTTCCGATTTGACGAGTACGATTATGGCAGATTGCTCCACACTTGAAACAGCGTCCTCTCACTGGATACCGGAACTGATTGGTTCCATTATTTCAACTGTATTAATTGCAATCAGCCTGTTCTTCTTTGACTGGCGCATGGCTCTTGCAGCTCTTTGGGTACTTCCGGTTTCCTTTTTGATCGTGCTTTTCTCTTCAAAAGTACAGTATTCCCTTGGAACAAAACAAATGGCGTTGAAAATGGCATGTGCAGACGGCATACAGGAATGTCTTGAATCCGTGCGAGATCTAAAAGCCAACAATGCGGAAACAGAATATTTACAAGGACTTGATCAGAAAATCGAAGCCGTTGAAAAGCAAGCCATTATTACAGAACTTGGAACAGCTGTCTTTGTCGTTTCTGCACAGATGGTTTTAAAACTTGGGATTGCAACCGTCGCACTGGTCGGTGGAATCCTTCTTGCAAACGGAACGCTGAATATTCTGACCTTCCTTATGTTTCTACTTGTCGTTTCCCGTCTGTATGACCCGATGCAGATGTCTTTGCAGAATCTGGCAGCGATCATTTCCACAGATGTGCAATGTGAGCGCATGGACGAAATACTGACACATCCGGTACAAAGCGGCACAGATACTCTTACAAACAATGGCTGCGACATTGTATTTGATCATGTAGGTTTCGCATACAACAAAAATGAAAATGTGCTGAATGATGTATCTTTCACTGCAAACCAAGGGGAAGTTACCGCATTAATTGGTCCCTCTGGCGGAGGAAAAACAACGGTTTCCAGATTGGCTTCCCGCTTTTGGGATATTACAAAGGGTAAAATCACCGTTGGCGGAATGGATGTATCCAAAGTTGAACCGGAAACACTGCTTTCACTGTATTCTATTGTTTTTCAAGATGTCACTTTGTTTAATAATTCTATCATGGGAAACATTCGAATTGGGCGGAACAACGCCAGTGATGCAGAGGTATTGCAAGCCGCGAGGCTTGCTCATTGCGATGAATTTGCAGAAAAACTTCCAAATGGATGGAATACACAAATCGGCGAAAATGGTTCTGAGCTTTCCGGCGGTGAACGCCAACGGATTTCCATTGCCCGGGCCTTTCTAAAAAATGCTCCGATTATTCTGCTTGACGAGGCCACCGCCTCTCTTGATGTAGAAAATGAAACCGTGATTCAAGAATCCCTTTCGAGATTAATTCAAAACAAAACAGTCATGATTATTGCACATCGTATGCGTACTGTTGCAGGTGCAGATAAAATTGTTGTTTTGGAAGACGGCAGAGTGGCGGAACAAGGTAATTCCGATGAACTGCTATTAAAAGCTGGGTTATATAAGCATATGGTTGAATTGCAAACAAAATCAAGTGAATGGAAGATTTAA